The following are from one region of the Synechococcus sp. CBW1108 genome:
- a CDS encoding DUF563 domain-containing protein → MTTLYSSSFCCYTLRNPLNSPLGRLESYLTPFTAKPFEYHVVKSGQLVSLNLYGLTHHWRLLPDTYPFFNPRLRDRLIIRSQSLLPSTLNFDVPLCSLLDVNQWHYSYFHWFIDILPRLLSVCDYQAKSGNFVYLLVPLHLKEWQVSSLGLLGFTSSSLINLDQNIVRTSILTSSLISSPAGRAQGLLGAPYDCMSPNVITKLADNLSSGTLYSTIELETPKKLYISRKDALCRRTVNEDEVVCFLERYGYVSVTLDGLPLPQLIALFQKASHIIAVHGAGLTNLLFSENATVVELHAEGHGIRADYFQLASIKGLKYFYYVFPSFNTENDIVVDIKVLETLLYCVT, encoded by the coding sequence ATGACAACCCTTTATTCTTCATCCTTTTGTTGTTATACCTTACGCAATCCACTGAATTCCCCCCTTGGCAGATTGGAAAGTTATTTAACTCCTTTTACTGCAAAACCTTTTGAGTATCATGTTGTTAAATCAGGTCAACTTGTTTCTTTGAACTTGTATGGCCTAACACATCATTGGAGGCTGCTTCCTGATACGTATCCATTTTTCAATCCACGGCTTCGCGATCGACTAATAATCCGTTCACAATCACTTCTGCCTTCTACTCTAAATTTTGATGTTCCACTTTGTTCTCTTCTTGATGTAAATCAATGGCATTACTCATACTTTCATTGGTTTATTGATATTCTGCCTAGGCTTCTTTCGGTCTGTGACTATCAAGCAAAGAGCGGAAACTTCGTCTATTTACTTGTCCCTTTACACTTAAAGGAATGGCAAGTCTCGTCTCTTGGTTTATTGGGATTTACAAGTTCTAGTCTCATAAATCTTGACCAGAATATCGTAAGGACATCAATTTTAACCAGTAGCCTCATATCATCCCCTGCCGGCAGAGCACAAGGTTTACTTGGTGCGCCGTACGATTGTATGTCTCCAAATGTGATAACAAAACTAGCAGATAATCTTTCTTCTGGTACATTGTATTCGACAATTGAGTTAGAAACCCCAAAAAAATTGTATATTTCTAGAAAAGATGCCCTGTGTCGAAGAACTGTAAATGAAGATGAAGTAGTATGTTTTCTGGAACGTTATGGTTATGTTTCTGTAACTTTAGATGGGTTGCCCTTGCCCCAATTGATTGCTTTGTTTCAAAAAGCTAGTCACATTATTGCCGTTCATGGTGCTGGGTTAACGAATTTACTATTTTCGGAAAATGCAACTGTGGTTGAGTTACATGCAGAAGGTCATGGAATTCGAGCTGATTACTTTCAACTGGCCTCAATCAAGGGGCTTAAATATTTTTACTATGTCTTCCCTTCATTTAATACCGAAAATGATATAGTCGTCGATATTAAAGTACTTGAAACGTTGCTTTATTGCGTTACTTGA
- the trpD gene encoding anthranilate phosphoribosyltransferase, with protein sequence MAPAQPWPVLLEKLLDGQSLSSAEATGLMQGWLAEQIDPVLTGALLAALRAKGASGEELAAMAQVLRQACDLPAARPALPLVDTCGTGGDGADSFNISTAVAFVAAACGAHVAKHGNRSASGRVGSADVLEAAGIHLQAPQAQVIGALAQAGLTFLFAPGWHPALVGLAPLRRSLGVRTVFNLLGPLVNPLRPDAQVLGVARADLLDPMADALARLGLQRAVVVYGQGGLDEASLAGVNELRLVETGAVRSDQLDPEQLGLQRAPLAALAGGDLATNRAILEAVLQGRGSRAQSDVVALNTALVLWAAGQAASVAEGLEQAQAALASGGGWQTLERLRKALPAPAAG encoded by the coding sequence ATGGCACCCGCCCAACCCTGGCCAGTCCTTCTGGAAAAATTGCTAGATGGGCAGTCGCTCAGCTCCGCCGAGGCCACCGGCCTGATGCAGGGCTGGCTGGCCGAGCAGATCGATCCGGTGCTCACCGGCGCCCTGCTGGCGGCCCTGCGGGCCAAGGGGGCCAGCGGCGAGGAACTGGCCGCCATGGCCCAGGTGTTGCGGCAGGCCTGTGACCTCCCGGCGGCCCGCCCGGCCCTGCCCCTGGTCGATACCTGCGGCACCGGCGGCGACGGGGCGGACAGTTTCAACATTTCCACGGCCGTGGCCTTTGTGGCGGCCGCCTGCGGCGCCCATGTGGCCAAACACGGCAACCGCAGCGCCAGCGGCCGGGTGGGCTCGGCCGATGTGCTCGAAGCCGCCGGCATCCACCTGCAGGCTCCCCAGGCCCAGGTGATTGGCGCCTTGGCCCAGGCCGGCCTCACCTTTCTGTTTGCCCCTGGCTGGCATCCGGCCCTGGTGGGTCTGGCACCCCTGCGCCGCAGCCTGGGCGTGCGCACGGTGTTCAACCTGCTCGGTCCCCTGGTAAACCCGCTGCGGCCCGATGCCCAGGTGCTGGGCGTGGCCCGTGCCGACCTGCTCGATCCCATGGCCGATGCCCTGGCCCGGCTCGGCCTGCAGCGGGCGGTGGTGGTGTACGGCCAGGGGGGATTGGATGAGGCCTCCCTGGCCGGCGTCAATGAGCTGCGGCTGGTGGAGACCGGTGCGGTGCGCAGCGACCAGCTCGATCCAGAGCAGCTGGGCCTGCAGCGGGCCCCCCTGGCTGCCCTGGCCGGGGGCGATCTGGCCACCAACCGGGCCATTCTCGAAGCTGTGCTGCAGGGTCGGGGCAGCCGGGCCCAGAGCGATGTCGTGGCCCTGAATACTGCCCTGGTGCTCTGGGCCGCCGGGCAGGCCGCCAGCGTGGCGGAGGGGCTGGAGCAGGCCCAGGCGGCCCTCGCCTCGGGCGGCGGCTGGCAGACCCTGGAGCGGTTGCGCAAGGCCCTGCCCGCGCCGGCTGCGGGATGA
- a CDS encoding IS5 family transposase — protein sequence MAVPLQLGFTDYEQIYAKKKTRRQRFLEEMEITIPWEAFLALIEPVYHKPSSKGGRPPIPLEVMLRIHLLQQWFTLSDPLMEEMLIDTPCFRRFAGIETMEGRIPDETTILNFRHLLEEHRIAEQILEGVNQMLREKGVMLREGTILDATIINAPSSTRNKLKERDPEMHSVAKGKQWFFGMRCHIGVDAASGLVHSVESTAANVHELNTAAERLHGDERLIYGDAGHIGIEKRDDFQDCQAEFRIAMKPGQRRVLPETPEGRLLDLIETAKAHFRAKVEHPFRIIKCQFGFRKVFYRGIRKNDLKLKLLFALANLWMVRERIPDSA from the coding sequence ATGGCTGTCCCTCTCCAGCTGGGCTTCACGGACTACGAGCAGATCTACGCCAAAAAGAAGACGCGTCGCCAGCGCTTCTTGGAAGAGATGGAGATCACGATTCCATGGGAGGCATTTCTGGCCTTGATTGAACCCGTGTATCACAAGCCGTCCAGCAAAGGAGGTCGTCCGCCGATTCCTTTGGAGGTGATGCTCCGGATCCACCTGCTGCAGCAGTGGTTCACGCTTTCAGATCCCCTGATGGAGGAGATGCTGATCGATACGCCCTGCTTCCGCCGCTTCGCAGGGATCGAGACGATGGAAGGCCGGATCCCTGATGAGACCACGATCCTCAACTTCCGCCATCTGCTGGAAGAGCACCGCATCGCTGAGCAGATCCTCGAGGGTGTGAACCAGATGCTGCGCGAGAAGGGAGTGATGTTGAGGGAGGGCACGATCCTTGATGCCACGATCATCAATGCCCCCAGTTCCACCAGGAACAAGCTCAAGGAGAGAGATCCCGAAATGCACTCGGTGGCCAAGGGCAAGCAATGGTTCTTTGGAATGCGCTGCCACATTGGAGTTGATGCCGCATCTGGTCTTGTCCACTCCGTTGAGAGCACCGCTGCCAACGTGCATGAGCTGAACACAGCAGCAGAGCGGCTTCATGGGGATGAACGCCTCATCTACGGTGATGCAGGCCACATCGGCATCGAGAAACGTGACGATTTCCAGGACTGCCAAGCTGAGTTCAGAATTGCCATGAAACCCGGCCAACGCAGAGTGCTTCCAGAGACACCAGAGGGCAGGCTTCTGGATCTGATTGAGACGGCGAAAGCCCACTTCCGCGCCAAAGTGGAGCATCCCTTTCGGATCATCAAATGTCAATTCGGCTTCCGGAAGGTCTTCTACCGAGGCATCCGCAAGAACGACCTCAAGCTGAAGTTGCTCTTTGCCTTGGCAAACCTCTGGATGGTACGGGAACGGATACCTGACTCAGCGTAG
- a CDS encoding alpha-1,2-fucosyltransferase produces MKLVVWKDYGQLGNRLLTFSSLIALSLHKNWSIYNPSFKIYSSYFEYFEPQFVPCYKAKKSTNIVDVIFDTKIFWSIINTLLTKKPVLNCLRRTNLLFEVNDLKTLDMHDIEKLLIDYNNFFLVWAAWALNCEELRSKYRDALVTIFRPQKFIRETVDKNFSRLASQKLTIGVHIRRGDYISWENGKYFFSYELYNELMLRFEDLYGSNNVQFLICSNERVPNNLLEFKSRVFLNGSTMDDLYTLAKCDVIVGPPSTFSEWAAFYGAKKRFVFNGLLPVKKL; encoded by the coding sequence ATGAAATTAGTAGTTTGGAAAGACTATGGCCAACTTGGCAACAGACTCCTTACTTTTAGCAGCCTAATTGCGTTAAGTTTACATAAAAACTGGTCTATTTATAATCCCTCATTTAAAATTTATTCGTCATACTTCGAGTATTTTGAACCTCAGTTTGTTCCCTGTTATAAAGCAAAAAAATCTACTAATATAGTTGATGTAATCTTTGATACTAAAATTTTTTGGTCAATCATTAACACACTCCTGACAAAAAAGCCGGTACTAAATTGCTTACGAAGAACTAACTTATTGTTTGAGGTGAATGATCTAAAAACATTAGACATGCATGATATTGAAAAACTGCTAATTGATTACAATAATTTTTTCTTAGTATGGGCTGCATGGGCATTAAATTGCGAAGAACTAAGATCTAAATATAGAGATGCTTTAGTTACTATATTTAGACCTCAAAAGTTCATTAGGGAGACTGTTGATAAAAATTTCAGTAGACTAGCATCCCAAAAGCTAACTATAGGCGTACATATCCGACGAGGTGATTACATTAGTTGGGAGAATGGTAAATATTTTTTTTCATATGAATTATATAATGAGTTAATGTTGCGCTTTGAAGATTTGTATGGTTCAAATAATGTCCAGTTCCTAATCTGTTCAAACGAACGTGTACCAAATAATTTGCTTGAGTTTAAATCCCGAGTATTCCTAAATGGATCTACAATGGATGATCTGTATACTTTAGCAAAATGTGATGTAATTGTCGGCCCCCCGAGTACTTTCTCGGAATGGGCTGCATTTTACGGGGCAAAAAAAAGGTTTGTTTTTAATGGTCTGCTTCCTGTAAAAAAACTATAA
- a CDS encoding GDP-mannose 4,6-dehydratase — protein sequence MSITALIAGVTGQDGAYLAHHLLSLGYRVVGTSRDAHMADSSRLERLGIFGDVELISLAPNDFRSVLKVVSSVQPQEIYNLAGQTSVGLSFDQPVECIESISVAALNLLEVIRYLGCGIRFFTAGSSECFGDTGKTPASEDTPLRPRSPYAVAKAAAYWQVATYRDAYGMYACTGILANHESPLRPRRFVTQKIIEGVQKIKAGDASHIRLGNLDVWRDWGWAPDYVQAMHLMLQPQHPSDYLIASGTTTSLRQFAQEAFNIAQLDINDHLESVDSLKRPADLAYSAINPRKIEIDLGWSSKRSIHEIVTKMYFNNLF from the coding sequence ATGTCCATAACTGCACTGATTGCCGGCGTTACAGGTCAAGATGGCGCATACCTTGCCCACCATCTTTTGAGCTTGGGTTATAGAGTGGTGGGTACCAGTCGCGACGCCCACATGGCTGACAGTAGCCGGCTGGAAAGGTTGGGAATATTTGGTGATGTGGAGCTAATTTCACTTGCACCAAACGACTTCCGCAGCGTACTTAAAGTCGTGAGTAGCGTTCAACCTCAGGAGATTTATAATCTAGCAGGCCAAACCAGTGTTGGTCTTTCATTTGATCAGCCAGTTGAGTGTATTGAGTCGATCTCTGTAGCCGCACTTAACCTGTTGGAAGTAATTCGCTATCTAGGTTGCGGAATCCGATTTTTCACTGCGGGCAGCTCGGAGTGTTTCGGAGATACCGGCAAGACACCTGCATCTGAGGATACTCCGCTTAGACCTCGCAGCCCCTATGCAGTAGCTAAAGCAGCAGCATATTGGCAGGTGGCGACTTACCGAGACGCCTACGGGATGTATGCTTGCACCGGTATTCTTGCAAACCATGAATCTCCCTTGCGCCCGAGACGCTTTGTCACCCAGAAGATTATTGAAGGAGTTCAGAAAATAAAGGCTGGCGATGCTAGTCATATACGACTTGGAAATCTTGATGTTTGGCGCGATTGGGGCTGGGCTCCGGATTACGTGCAAGCTATGCACTTGATGCTACAACCGCAACATCCTAGCGATTATTTGATTGCATCAGGTACTACTACTTCCCTTCGTCAATTCGCCCAAGAAGCATTTAATATTGCTCAACTTGATATTAATGACCACCTTGAATCAGTAGATTCGCTCAAAAGACCTGCTGATCTGGCCTATTCGGCAATAAATCCCCGGAAAATTGAGATCGACCTGGGCTGGTCTTCAAAGCGCTCAATCCATGAAATTGTCACCAAGATGTACTTTAATAATTTATTCTGA
- the carA gene encoding glutamine-hydrolyzing carbamoyl-phosphate synthase small subunit: protein MSQAPALLVLADGTLLRGEAFAARGTAIGEVVFNTGMTGYQEVITDPSYSGQLVTFTYPELGNIGVNGADQEADRPHVRGVIARQLAPRASNWRSEEELEPWLAGHGVVGIRAVDTRALVRHLREGGAINGAISSDGTPALELLEQVRRAPSMQGLNLAAQVSTQQSYQWHQACGVPFDARLQPAPERPYRVVAIDFGIKRAILERLVAHGCEVTVLPADARLDQVLSHQPKGVFLSNGPGDPAAVSGGIELARGLIAQADLPLFGICLGHQILGLALGGRTYKLGYGHRGLNHPCGSPGQVEITSQVEITSQNHGFALDASSLPAGRVRVSHFNLNDHTVAGLEMVDAPVFGIQYHPEASPGPHDADHHFARFVALMAARR, encoded by the coding sequence TTGAGCCAGGCCCCTGCCCTGTTGGTGCTGGCCGATGGCACTTTGCTGCGCGGTGAGGCCTTTGCCGCCCGGGGCACGGCCATCGGTGAGGTGGTGTTCAACACCGGCATGACCGGCTATCAGGAGGTGATCACCGACCCCAGCTATAGCGGCCAGCTGGTGACCTTCACCTACCCCGAGCTGGGCAACATCGGCGTCAACGGCGCCGATCAGGAGGCGGACCGCCCCCACGTGCGCGGCGTGATTGCCCGCCAGCTGGCACCCCGGGCCAGCAACTGGCGCTCCGAGGAGGAGCTGGAACCCTGGCTGGCCGGCCATGGGGTGGTGGGAATCCGGGCTGTCGACACCCGCGCCCTGGTTCGCCACCTGCGCGAGGGCGGAGCGATCAATGGGGCGATCAGCAGCGATGGCACCCCAGCCCTGGAGTTACTGGAGCAGGTGCGCAGAGCCCCGTCGATGCAGGGCCTCAACCTGGCGGCCCAGGTTTCCACCCAGCAGTCCTACCAGTGGCACCAGGCGTGTGGGGTGCCCTTCGATGCTCGCCTGCAACCTGCCCCAGAGCGCCCCTACCGCGTGGTGGCGATCGACTTCGGCATCAAGCGAGCCATCCTGGAGCGGCTGGTGGCCCACGGCTGCGAAGTCACCGTGCTGCCGGCCGATGCCCGGCTCGACCAGGTGCTCAGCCACCAGCCCAAGGGGGTGTTTCTCTCGAATGGGCCGGGCGATCCTGCTGCCGTCAGCGGCGGCATTGAGCTGGCCCGGGGCCTGATCGCCCAGGCCGATCTGCCCCTGTTCGGCATCTGCCTGGGCCACCAGATCCTCGGCCTGGCCCTGGGCGGACGCACCTACAAGCTCGGCTACGGCCACCGCGGCTTGAACCACCCCTGCGGCAGCCCCGGTCAGGTGGAAATCACAAGTCAAGTAGAGATCACCAGCCAGAATCACGGCTTTGCCCTCGATGCCAGCTCCCTGCCGGCGGGAAGGGTGCGGGTGAGTCACTTCAACCTCAACGACCACACCGTGGCGGGCCTGGAAATGGTCGATGCCCCGGTGTTTGGCATCCAATACCACCCGGAAGCCAGCCCTGGCCCCCATGACGCCGACCACCACTTCGCCCGCTTTGTCGCCCTGATGGCTGCGCGACGCTGA
- the msrA gene encoding peptide-methionine (S)-S-oxide reductase MsrA — MFGLFETATPTQAAHAVLGTPIDAQPGPGQNVAIFGCGCFWGAEKGFWRLPGVVTTAVGYAGGSADKPSYNQVCSGRSGHSEVVRVVWDTALVDFSDLLKLFWECHDPTQGDRQGNDRGSQYRSVIYLDDPALMELAQASRQAYQLLLSGAGFGPITTELRSNQTFWYAEPYHQQYLAKPGSRPYCSAQPSGLRLGAFEGASYKLNPRVWNSYDWSVAHCVLRGDNAPIQLA; from the coding sequence GTGTTTGGCCTGTTTGAGACCGCAACCCCCACCCAAGCAGCCCATGCGGTGCTGGGCACTCCGATTGACGCCCAGCCGGGCCCAGGTCAGAACGTGGCTATCTTTGGCTGTGGCTGTTTCTGGGGGGCGGAGAAGGGGTTCTGGCGCCTGCCCGGGGTGGTGACAACGGCGGTGGGCTATGCCGGGGGCTCGGCTGATAAGCCCAGCTACAACCAGGTGTGTTCGGGCCGCAGCGGCCACAGCGAGGTGGTGCGGGTGGTGTGGGACACCGCTCTGGTGGATTTCAGCGACCTGCTAAAGCTCTTTTGGGAATGCCACGACCCCACCCAGGGAGATCGGCAGGGGAATGACCGCGGCAGCCAATACCGCTCGGTGATCTATCTGGATGATCCGGCGCTGATGGAGCTGGCCCAGGCCAGCCGCCAGGCCTACCAGCTCCTGTTGAGCGGGGCGGGCTTCGGGCCGATCACCACCGAACTGCGCAGCAACCAAACCTTCTGGTACGCCGAGCCCTACCACCAGCAGTATCTGGCCAAGCCCGGCAGCCGCCCCTACTGCTCCGCCCAGCCCAGCGGGCTGCGCTTGGGCGCCTTTGAGGGCGCCAGCTACAAGCTGAACCCCCGGGTGTGGAACTCCTACGACTGGTCGGTGGCCCACTGCGTGCTGCGGGGTGACAATGCCCCCATCCAGCTGGCCTAG
- a CDS encoding ABC transporter ATP-binding protein, with translation MGALRLDLIRRYLRPHRRQVLQGAAALVVVNLLSVSIPLLVRRVIDDLQDGFALGDVLAQAALIVALASVMGAVRLYSRMLVFGVGRQVEADLKQQIFDHLLLQEPGWVQTTGSGELISRATSDVENVRRLMGFAVLSLTNTVLAYALTLPAMLAIDPWLSLAAVGLYPVMLVVVRLFGGRMMRQQRRQQEALASLSDLIQEDLSGISAIKIYGQESTEQAAFAGRNRTYRDAALNLARTRSTLFPLLEGIASISLLLLLALGSGQLESGLLTIGDLVALILFVERLVFPTALLGFTLNTFQTGQVSLERVEELLQRKPLIVSPERPQAPALPGRGAVQARGLTVRYPGAPRPALVDVSFSLKPGELVAVVGPVGCGKTTLARALGRMVEVEPGQLWLDGVDITRLELSALRDRVGLVPQEGYLFTASLADNLRYGKPEAPLEQVEEAACQARLEGDIKGFPDGYQTLVGERGITLSGGQRQRTALGRALLVQTPLLVLDDALASVDNNTAAAILHSLRDQQGRTILMISHQLSAAAACDRVLVLEQGRLVQQGPHLELLAETGGTYRRLWDRQQASEQLQAAG, from the coding sequence ATGGGAGCACTTCGGCTGGACCTGATCCGGCGCTACCTGCGCCCCCATCGCCGCCAGGTGCTGCAGGGCGCAGCGGCCCTGGTGGTGGTGAACCTGTTGAGCGTCTCGATTCCACTGCTAGTGCGGCGGGTGATCGATGACCTGCAGGACGGCTTCGCCCTGGGGGATGTGCTGGCCCAGGCGGCCCTGATCGTCGCCCTGGCCAGCGTGATGGGGGCGGTGCGCCTCTACTCGCGCATGCTGGTTTTCGGCGTGGGCCGGCAGGTAGAAGCAGACCTCAAGCAGCAGATCTTTGACCACCTGCTGCTGCAGGAGCCGGGCTGGGTGCAGACCACCGGCAGTGGCGAGCTGATCAGCCGGGCCACCAGTGATGTCGAAAACGTGCGCCGCCTGATGGGCTTTGCCGTGCTCAGCCTCACCAACACGGTGCTGGCCTATGCCCTCACCCTGCCGGCCATGCTCGCCATCGATCCCTGGCTGAGCCTGGCGGCGGTGGGCCTCTACCCGGTGATGCTCGTGGTGGTGCGCCTGTTCGGCGGCCGGATGATGCGCCAGCAACGCCGCCAGCAGGAGGCCCTAGCTTCGCTCAGCGACCTGATCCAGGAAGACCTCTCCGGCATCAGTGCCATCAAGATCTACGGGCAAGAGAGCACGGAGCAGGCCGCCTTCGCCGGCCGCAACCGCACCTATCGGGATGCGGCCCTGAACCTGGCCCGCACCCGCAGCACCCTGTTCCCCCTGCTGGAGGGGATCGCCTCCATCAGCCTGCTGCTGCTGCTGGCCCTCGGCAGCGGCCAGCTCGAGAGCGGACTGCTGACGATCGGCGACCTGGTCGCCCTGATCCTGTTTGTCGAGCGGCTGGTTTTCCCCACCGCCCTGCTCGGCTTCACCCTCAACACCTTCCAGACAGGCCAGGTGAGCCTCGAGCGGGTGGAGGAGCTGCTGCAGCGCAAGCCTCTGATCGTCTCGCCTGAGCGGCCCCAGGCCCCAGCCCTGCCAGGCCGCGGGGCGGTTCAGGCCCGCGGCCTCACCGTGCGCTACCCAGGGGCGCCCAGGCCAGCATTGGTTGACGTGAGTTTTAGCCTCAAGCCCGGTGAGCTGGTGGCGGTGGTCGGCCCGGTGGGCTGCGGCAAAACCACCCTGGCCCGGGCCCTGGGGCGGATGGTGGAGGTGGAGCCAGGCCAGCTCTGGCTTGATGGGGTCGATATCACCAGGCTGGAGCTCTCAGCCCTGCGCGATCGGGTGGGGCTGGTGCCCCAGGAGGGCTACCTGTTCACCGCCTCCCTGGCGGACAACCTGCGCTACGGCAAACCGGAAGCGCCGCTGGAGCAGGTGGAGGAGGCCGCCTGCCAGGCCCGGCTGGAGGGGGATATCAAGGGCTTCCCAGATGGGTACCAGACCCTGGTGGGGGAGCGGGGCATCACCCTCAGCGGCGGCCAAAGGCAACGCACGGCCCTGGGCCGGGCCCTGCTGGTGCAGACGCCCCTACTGGTGCTCGACGACGCCCTGGCCAGCGTTGACAACAACACGGCCGCCGCGATCCTCCACAGCCTGCGAGACCAGCAGGGGCGCACCATCTTGATGATCAGCCACCAGCTCTCGGCCGCCGCCGCCTGCGACCGGGTGCTCGTGCTGGAACAGGGACGGCTGGTGCAACAGGGCCCCCACCTCGAGCTACTGGCCGAAACCGGCGGCACCTACCGGCGCCTCTGGGACCGCCAGCAGGCCAGCGAGCAATTGCAGGCGGCGGGCTGA
- a CDS encoding DUF6444 domain-containing protein: MSALPAGIPDADWLETSASVRALINAQQQEIELLRGQLTSFATELANLRERIGRSSRNSSKPPSSDGLGLPLRGSPSG; encoded by the coding sequence ATGAGCGCACTTCCGGCTGGAATTCCAGATGCGGACTGGCTGGAAACTTCCGCCAGCGTCAGAGCGCTGATCAACGCCCAGCAGCAGGAGATCGAGCTGTTGCGCGGCCAACTCACCTCCTTTGCCACCGAGTTGGCAAACCTGCGGGAGCGAATTGGCCGCAGTTCGCGCAACTCCTCCAAACCTCCCTCCAGTGATGGGCTGGGTTTACCGCTGCGCGGAAGCCCTTCGGGCTAG
- a CDS encoding DUF3288 family protein, whose translation MEPSSNDQSHPLYATDRDVVDRLLAAEQPADAHLVDAARLLMRYENFPGAHDLSADLAKALRLWGLSRQQLHSRTRAIWEAGFRPAATATPGASAAVGSSFDTADQEQT comes from the coding sequence ATGGAACCCAGCAGCAACGACCAGAGCCATCCCCTCTATGCCACCGACAGGGATGTGGTGGATCGCCTGCTGGCGGCCGAGCAACCCGCCGATGCCCACCTGGTGGATGCGGCGCGCTTGCTGATGCGCTACGAGAATTTTCCCGGCGCCCATGACCTCAGCGCCGATCTGGCCAAGGCCCTGCGGCTCTGGGGCCTCAGCCGCCAGCAGCTGCACAGCCGCACCAGGGCCATCTGGGAGGCGGGTTTTCGGCCCGCAGCCACGGCTACTCCCGGCGCCAGTGCGGCGGTTGGTTCGAGTTTCGACACCGCAGACCAGGAGCAGACCTAG
- a CDS encoding IS66 family transposase, producing the protein MGWVYRCAEALRARSRQSGARAVAASAAAASRAIPDRGRSCCRSSGWIRWWTPDACRRYGTLPLGEDLDPLRHQVIEIPPITPLVIEHRLHRLVCPCCSTSTCATLPADVEASHYGPRLSALVGLLGSAFPLSFSKTQALLQQLVGVEISCGAIARVRQRLSSALAEPMAQALAAARQQPVAYVDETGAPTGNAVDAVFREAVGNNPTGKRGWQWVMVTAVVTVFIQGLSRSTAAAIELLGNAFGGIVVSDRFSAYNHLPTKQRQLCWAHSIRDLVAIAERPGASAEFGAELLGLQQQLFGHWHNYKEGKIDWPALQQSCLPIRQTFEATLQRVVELGYQRGERTPWASTVRTCQQLQKVTGGLWTFLENEGIEPTNNAAERALRQSVIQRKISHGVQSASGAICRSRLLTVTTTLRQQGRDVWEFLEQAWIAHHRGGVMPSLLSDP; encoded by the coding sequence ATGGGCTGGGTTTACCGCTGCGCGGAAGCCCTTCGGGCTAGAAGCCGCCAGAGCGGCGCAAGGGCAGTGGCCGCAAGCGCGGCGGCGGCCAGCCGGGCCATCCCGGATCGGGGCCGGAGCTGCTGCCGATCGAGCGGGTGGATAAGGTGGTGGACCCCCGATGCCTGCCGCCGCTATGGTACCTTGCCCTTGGGAGAGGATCTCGATCCCCTGCGCCATCAGGTGATTGAGATACCACCGATCACACCGCTGGTGATCGAGCACCGGTTGCATCGCTTGGTGTGCCCCTGCTGCTCCACCAGCACCTGCGCGACGTTGCCGGCTGATGTGGAAGCCAGTCACTACGGCCCAAGGCTCAGTGCCCTGGTGGGCCTGCTGGGCAGTGCCTTCCCCTTGAGTTTCAGCAAGACCCAGGCCCTGCTCCAGCAGCTGGTGGGAGTGGAGATTAGCTGTGGGGCAATCGCACGGGTCCGCCAGCGCCTGAGCTCAGCATTGGCGGAACCGATGGCCCAGGCGCTTGCGGCCGCCCGTCAGCAACCGGTGGCTTACGTGGATGAGACCGGCGCCCCCACCGGCAACGCCGTAGACGCAGTCTTCCGCGAAGCGGTGGGCAACAATCCCACTGGAAAGCGGGGCTGGCAGTGGGTCATGGTCACCGCCGTGGTGACGGTATTCATCCAAGGCCTGAGTCGATCGACGGCCGCCGCCATCGAGCTGCTGGGGAACGCCTTTGGCGGGATTGTCGTGAGCGATCGTTTCTCCGCCTACAACCACCTGCCCACCAAGCAGCGCCAGCTGTGTTGGGCCCACTCAATCCGCGATCTGGTCGCCATCGCCGAACGCCCGGGCGCCAGTGCTGAATTTGGAGCGGAGCTGCTGGGCCTGCAGCAACAGCTGTTTGGCCACTGGCACAACTACAAGGAGGGAAAGATTGACTGGCCCGCCTTGCAGCAAAGCTGCCTGCCGATTCGCCAGACCTTTGAGGCCACGTTGCAGCGGGTAGTGGAGCTGGGCTACCAGCGCGGCGAGCGAACGCCTTGGGCCAGCACAGTGCGCACCTGCCAGCAGCTCCAGAAGGTGACAGGTGGGTTGTGGACCTTCCTGGAGAACGAGGGAATAGAGCCCACCAACAACGCCGCAGAACGTGCCCTGCGCCAGTCGGTGATTCAGCGCAAGATCAGTCACGGCGTCCAATCAGCCAGCGGTGCCATCTGCCGCAGCCGCCTGCTCACGGTCACCACCACCCTCAGGCAACAGGGCCGCGATGTCTGGGAGTTCCTCGAGCAGGCCTGGATCGCCCATCACCGCGGTGGGGTGATGCCGTCACTGCTGAGCGACCCCTGA